TTCATAAATCCGGTATACCATCCCTTTCGTGTGGGTAGAAACATGGCATATTCTCGATATTTCCTAGAAAAATCGACATGGGAAAGGCCAAAACGAATCGCCAAAGCCCGGTCGTTGCTTGTTTCTATCGGTTTCTGATAAACTCGAGTTTGCTTCGCAGGCGAGGAAATAATATACTCCGCGTCTACCACTAGTGAACATGCTATTCCCGTGCTTGCCCGCCTAAACTTCCTTCCGGCCGCCCGCCAGGTACCACAAGATGAAACCATCAATGGCGCGCGAACAGTTTCCAAATCCAGCACGAACGCGCATTGATTCTCACCAGCGTGGGGTGCGTGCATGAGCCCAGATGCAGTGCGATATCGCTTCCGTATCCGCCAAAACAGTATACAGCCCATGAACTATGAATACCGCCGTATCCAAAATCTTTTCGTTTTTTTGAGAAAAAACCAAATtatttttggagacgatgaaACTGACACGACGCACGCACGTCCACAGAGTCCCCCAGCAGACCCGAACTGGAATCGGAAGCCCATGCCATGCGGCCTGCGTGCGCGGGTCCAACCAAAGTTCGAACGCCCTCCTCCCCCACCATCcaaatccccccccccccggtagCGAGGGCGAGGCGCCGGGCCGACCGCGGGCCCACCACGTGCCCTCGGCCCGGGCGCGCGCCACCCCATCCGGCCGTCCGCTGGGTCAGCGCGCATCACGACGCGCCGTTTCACCTTTCTTTTTTAACAGCACATCTTTGGTTTGGCTCCATTTCTTTTCGAAAGTGGGAGGGCGCCTGTACAAAAGTGGGGCGCGGTGGTAGTATCGGATAGCGAGGTGGCGGAAAATAAAATAACCCGGAAAAAACCCATAGGATATCGCGGCGGGGGAAATTAAAGAGAGGGGGGAAAGCGCCAAAGGGCCAAGGGGGAGGAGTCGAGGCCGGTGTGAAATTGGCGAAACGGGAGGGGGCCGAGCGGGAAACCGGCGCGTCGCCCCTTGTTGAGCCCACGGACTTCGGCAGCCATTCAATGCTCCACCAAACGCTCATCCCTTCCTCCTTTTCCCCCCTCCgtctccgcctcctcctcctcgcctttCCTCCACGCCTCCGACGCCGCCACAACGCCACCGGGtggttccccccccccccccaccccaacCACAGCGCCTTCCCGCCAGGCTCCGCCATGCCTTCCCTCGCGCACCACCATAGCCCCCTGGTAAGGAAGGGTGCCGGCCGGCGCGGATAGATGGTTGATTGATTGAGGGGGGCCGGAACAAGATTCTCCGGGtgttttttttgtttcttttttttttagatagaaagagaggggagaaacGTTTCTTGAACCGTGCTGCTTGGTATCCGGAATTTGTGGTTTTGATGTGTGCGTGTTTTTCCGGCCCGGCGGTGAAGGATGATGGGAGGATGGACGCGCTGAAGAGTGATAATAGCTTCCCGCCGGAGGAGACGGCGGAGGACGCCGCAGCGGCCGCCGCCAGTGCGCTTGTTGAGAAGGACGGGTTCTCGGTCGAGGACCTTCTGGACCTTGAGGAGTTCTGCGAGCCTGACAAGGACGGCCCCGACGACGTagaggcgccgccgccgccggctgccaCCGCGGCCGAGGTGAAGTCGAACGAGGACTCGCAGCCGTTGTCGGTCGTGACTTacgagctgccgccgccaccgccggagATGGTTGACCTCCCGGTGAGTTTCCGGGGTACCCTTGACCGCTTCGCTACTATTCGCGGAAAGACGGCGGCTTTCGCGAGTCTTCTCCCTGGCGTTATCTTGGAAAGCTGATTAATTTATGCTTCCGTGCTCTGCGTTCCCGCAGGCGCATGACGTCGAGGAGTTGGAGTGGGTCTCCCGCATCATGGACGACTCGCtctccgagctgccgccgcagccgcagcccccCGCGGCGTTGGTGGCGTCCATGTCGGCGCGGCCCCCGCtggcgcagcagcggcgggcgcCGCAGGTGCACGACGGCGCGTACCGTGCGCTGCCGGCGGCCCCCGGCCCGCTGCGGACCCCGACCATCTGCGCGCTGTCCACGGAGGCGCTGGTGCCGGTCAAGGCGAAGCGCAGCAAGCGGACGCGGGGCCCGGGGTGGTCGCTATCGGGCGCCTCGTTCTTGTCCGACTCGGCCTCGTCCTCGtcgaccaccaccacctcctcgtgCTCCTCGTCAGGTTCGTTCTCGCCGTTCCTCTTCCTGGACTCGGCCCCGTTCAGCGGGCTGGAGCTGGGCGAGGGCTACTACAACCACTTtctgccggcgccgccgtccaaGAAGTCcaagcacggcggcggcaagggcAGCAAGCACAAGCCCAAGAAGCGGGGGCGCAAGCCGAAGCATCTTCCCCCcaacccctccgccgccggtgcGGCCGCCCCGCAGCCGGCCCCGGGCGACCGCCGCTGCAGCCACTGCGGCGTGCAGAAGACCCCGCAGTGGCGAGCGGGGCCCGAGGGCGCCAAGACGCTGTGCAATGCGTGCGGCGTCCGCTACAAGTCCGGGCGGCTGCTCCCGGAGTACCGCCCGGCGTGCAGCCCCACGTTCGTGAGCAGCATCCACTCCAACTCCCACCGTAAGGTGCTCGAGATGCGCCGCAAGAAGGAGGGCGGCATGgtcgccaccgccgcgccggccgtcgCGTCGTTCTAGCTGCCCCTCCCTGCCAACAACAACGAGGCTGGCCACCAAGCAGCAGCGGTGGCTGTACATTTTTTCCGGCCGTAATAGCCTTGTACCGTACCTGAATTTCCCCTCTTGCTAGTATCGTCGTCGTAGTCCCTTGGGTTAATTAGAGTTTAGGAGCTTTCGATTAGGTCTGGTTAGGTTTAGCTTTGGTTCCTGTTAGGGTTCTACTGCGACAGCAGCGGGCGCAGCACTAGCGCAGAACTTAAAATTTCTAGCATTTCTTAAGAGGCagcttttctttcttcttcctttctctgAGCTACTAGCTGTATAGCTTGTTTGGTCCATGGCATCGGTCAATGGCGATTGCCTGGTCCTGAGGCAGTTGAAACGGAGAATCAGCAACCCTGCGTCAGTGCACCTGGTGCTGGAAAGGAAGACGAGACTGATCGATCGACCGAGGCCGAGGAGCAAAGGGTGCAGCTTGCACCGTATGTATCGGGAGCAGGTGCGTGTTGCGTGCACCCTTGGTTACATCACATGGTGTTGTCACCTGTAACGACATGGTATGCTTAGTTAGGAGGGTAGCAGATTGGAGATAGCGAGGTGTGGAAGCAAAGCATCAAGGCTGATGTTGCCATCTTACTTGATCATAGGCATGAGCTGTGAAGtggggatggatggatggaccGATGGAACAGGAACTCGGGGCTCCCTGGCCGTTTGATCTTGCCGGGTTAAGGCGACACTCTGCAGCTTTGTAGGCTGTCCGTAGTGGTTTCTTCTGACTCGCTGTACCTGGAACAGAGCTAGTACTGGCGAAACGAGCACCTAGCGCTTGGCTTGGAGGCTTTGCGCCAGGGGCCATCGGCTTCCGCGCTCACTGAGGTCTTTACTCCACACTGTAGCACGCCAAGCTTTTGGCTCAGGATGGCGCCGGCACATCCCTGGCAATCTGTGGGGGTGCTCCTCGCTCGCTGCTTGTACTAGCACTGTCAACCGCCATGCGCCAACAGCTCTGCCCCGAGCCCTTGAAATTTCCGCGGAGACGACGAGAGATTTTTTGCGCCCTTCCCTCTCAGCAGCCCTGCTGGCAGGGTGTTCCGGGTAGTGGTGGTGGCACAGTCATTGGGCGGACCCAGCGCCCAACTTACTTCCAACCTAACCTGGACGGTAACGGCGAAGTGGCGATTGGATTGGTGGGGCACCCaggaggaggtggtgggggtggtggtggtgaccgcGACCGGGGCCTTTTTCCAATCGATTGCGGTGGTGGTACTCGCCTCTGCGGCGGTAGCGGTGAGCCGACGagctccaccaccaccatccgcggccggccgccccgCACGCGCCGGCGCCCCGCTGCTCCACTTGggcggccgccgcagccgcacgCTAATCCCGTGCCTTATCGTAAACAGCCACGCAATTCTGCCGCGCTTTGCTTTGTTCCTTTCTATCGGTTCTTGTCCATCCGgattcttttccctctctttttttcatCCAGTTTTCGTGCCGGGCTGTTCTGGTTCGAACCCAACCAGTCGCGTCGCGTCTCCTTTCGTTAGTGACTGTGAACAGAACGGCTGGGGGACAGGTGGGAGTGTGATGCGTGCCTGCGAGGCTGCGACAAGAGACTGGAAATGAAATTGGAGGCTGGAGCCTGAACATTTTGCAATGGCGCGTCGAGATGCGTAGCCGGCTGGCCGGCCGGTGGCCGAGCGTGTGTGGGGAGGATTGTTTATGCCCGGGAATTTCGCGACGAGGAACCGGGGATGGGTTTGGACGGGATCATGGGAATTCAGTGAGCAACGCGCGGATAAGGCGATCATGCACGCGGCAGCAGCGAACACACCAGTCCGCTGCTACTTCCGGTAGCAAGATTTTTTTAGCCCTTTGCTCGTAGGTACACACAGTAGGTCACGTGAGCCCTCCGGCCCCGCGGCGTCGGCGCGACCGGCTGCCGGCATTCAAAACCCTTGGCGCCCAAGTCGTTCCCTCCTTACGAGTTACTCAACGAACCGCAGgcgcagcggcgagcggcgggagCAGTAGTAGCATGTACGGAACTACGGGTGGTACGCTTTGATAGCGGTGAGGCCAGTGTGTGTACCCGCGGAAAAATGAAGCCGCCCGCTAGAGCAACGCATGAGGGTCAGGGGAGTAGCTTTTTACGGTTTTACTGGTGTTGGTCCGGTTTTTATCCAAGCATTGAAGCATAGGATGCTTGGGCAAAGGGTAACAAACAATCTTGTGATGTCGCCAGCTGAATTTCATTTCACTTTCACTGTTTAAAAACTGCATGATATAATGGACAGCACGCTATCAGTAATCAGCTCTACCCGCTTTGGCTGTTGTTCAGTTTTGACCTCTATGGAGGTGCCCAATTCTAGAGTCCGCAGGCTCCAAATGTCCAGTTCCCAACTCCCATGGATAGCGGACACCTTCCATTCGATCCTGACGGGGCCTGACAGCAACACGTCCGAGAGAAACTAAAATAGGGGTGCCATCGGTCATGGGCCCATGAGTCTCCCTGTGGTGCAAGGACGGCTAACACTAAGCATTTGGATTACTTTTAGAAATGGCAAGCTGAGCTGCAATGTGCGGGCCGTCTATTTGTCGCATTTTACGACTTGCGCTGGTTCAATTGCGGAAGTCCGGctgtcatcttcttcctctgaccGTCCTTCGCCCCGGCCAGTGGCTCTCGCCACCGCGGCCTTCGGCCTCCCCCTTCCCAACCTTCTCctctcccccaccgccggccaccgcccacCGGATGTCCGGcctcgcctcctccgccaccgagCTCCTCCTCTAGGGCAAGTGGCCATTGAAGCCCCGGAAATTCAAAACCCTAAGCTCCGCCGCCTCGACCACCAccccagccgccgccggccgctcccCCCTTCCCCCCTCCCCTAACCATCGCGAGCTCAAGGAGGAGTGCTCGCGGGCCCACCTGCAGCGACGGGGCATCCCTTCTGCAACGCAGCGCCTCCCAACTGCGCGCGTGAGAAATAGATTTGCCGGCAATGACCCTGTTTGTTTCAATTTACATCAGATTTTGAAGGCTCAATTTTGAGAAATTCAAAAATCAGATGGCTCGTAGAATCCAGAATCTATAATCAATTGAATTCTCGAAGTCATCTGACTTTTGAATTTTCTAAAATCAAACCTTCAAAATCGGCCAGAAGATGAAACAAACGTGATCAGTTTGCAGCCATCTTAAGCTTTGGGCGAGCACCGAGCAGCCGGGAAAGATTCGAATGGCTCGCACAGTTTCCTGACACCGGTCAACTTGCGGCTtcgttggggggggggggggggtgaggaTATGCTGCTGACTGTTTCTATGCAACTTCAGCGCTCTCGCCAAACATTGCGTTGCGCGTGACCGCAGTTTCGTTCGATTGTGATAGGGAAACAATAGtatttttttttgttgttgGTAAACACCTGTCGATTTGCTCTCTCATCCCAACCATCAAAAGTCTTGCACCGAACATGCGAAACCGACAGTGCAGGGAAAATCAGCACCGGTGGAACCGTGGAAGGGcgatccaaatccaacacggTTGACACAGCACAGGAGTGAAGAAAAATCTCATCAGCCTGGCCGTAGCTTCTGAATTATTGGGCCTCCCGCGTGCGCCGGCGGGGCGAGCTGTGACGACTCGTAATGGCTCACCCCGTAGTGTCGTCCACGACATGGTCACATGGACATGGAGGTGGAGACTGCATTATACGCCCGGTCAGtatcaaaaaaaagaaaacggAGAGAAAACTTATACGCCCAGCACGAGAAGCTCCTCCCGGAAATGGGACGACACCGTACTCGTCCAGATGCTCCAACCACTGAACCAGCCACACAATTTCCGGATACAGCGCCTCCTAAACCGTAGCTACATTCGCAGAGATCGATCTTGGAGAACACCACCATGTGCTGCATTCCAAGAAGTCAACACGAAGAAAGAAGGGTCTGCCAGTTTCACGCCCGGCCCTGTGCCCTTCGCTGATTTCCAGCGCCAAGCCACCGAAACCGCAGTACAGGCTATGGGGGGCAGTGGACAGTGGTAGTTCAGTAGTGCGGTCTACCGCTGCTGCACTGCGCTCCTCTGGCTTTCCTCCCTGTCCGCTCGCCGCTGCAATTCATTCCGGCAGGCAGCAACGCAACGCAGCATACCAACACAGGTCGGTCAGGAAGTGGGTTCAGCTAACCCAACAAAGTTCAGGAAGGTTAGGAGCAACGGAACGCGAAAGCGGGGAGCCGGCACGCACCCATCCGGCCTGTTCCTCGCCGTCCATGTGGGCGTTGGCCTGGAATGATGGGTGCCATCCGAAAGCGCGGCAGCTGCTCATCGCTCCCTGCAGGTGCAGGGCGCGCAATGATTAGAGGCCTAGGGGAGGGTTAGCACTCGCACGGTAACGGAGCACGGAGCGGCGCGCGCGGACGGCCGGCGAGGTATTTTTGGAACGGCGTGCTGGCGTCTCTCGCGCGTCTCCgtgttttcttttctcttttccccctcgcGCTCGCTGCATCTTTTGGTCTCACGATTCTCGCCCGTCGCCGGTCTCGCCTCTTTCCCTGAAAGAAATTCTCACCTATCACCTCGCCCCCCGCTCGCTGTGATTGAGGAGACGCCCAGGCCGGCCTGCATCTCCCTTTCCCTTTTGGTCCCGTGGCCCGTGCTGCGCGTCCTAGTCACCGCCGCGGCAGCTGATTTTGACCCCCTCCTCTTTCCACCCACGGACGCACAGCCTTTCACTGCCAACCGGGGGCGCCGCGTAGCTAATCCTCTCTCACGGTCACTACAGATCGCCCCATCAAAGCACCCTCAAATCAAATCTTCGGAGTTTTGCTGATAAGTTGATTCGTGGCGGATTGGTTGAACTGGACATTCCTCGTCCTATCGGCCAGCTCCGTGGCGTGGAGCCCTGGTCCGTGGACCCTTGGCTGCTGTTGCCTACTGTGCATCCCATTTGGCGACGTCCTGGCCAGGCAGGCCCAGGGAGCTCGCTGACACTGACGGCGTGGTGGATGCACAGTCAGACGCGAGCTCCGCAACGATGAGTGCCGGTGACGTGTGGCTAGCGGACGTGACGGCCGTGCCCCGTGGGCCGGCGCCGTCGCTGCCGCTGCCAGCGACGTCCGGCTAGGCGCCAAGCTGCACCGACGTGCGTGGCGACGGCTACCTCGCCCGCGGCGCGAACGCACGCGATCAGCGTCGAGGGGGCCAGGGGTCGATTGGCCGGATCGCTGGCCGCTGGGCTGCGTGCGACAAGCAAACTGATTTCGGTTTAACCACCGCGAGACGAGGTACCGGATCGCGGTAGGTCACCTACGCCGAGGTCACGCGGCGTGCGCCGTGCGTGCGTATGCCTGCAGGGCCACTGGGGGCGTGGGGGTGGTTGTTTCCGTGATGTAATTCCGGTGATTTGCTGGAGCTGAAAGCGAAGGTCTTGACATGATTTCTCTCGCCTTAACTTTGTGGATGCTGACAATAGAGCTCACAACGCGTCCCGAGGCTTTGCAGCAGGACGGCATCAGGTTAGTGTAGAGTGGGCAGCAAGACCCGAGCATGCAGTCTCCTGTTTGTTTCATAATAAGAGAGCTTAAAAGAACAAATCTTCACAAAGTATTGTTTATATATAACATGTTTAATACGTCTCTATCAATCCGGGTGTTTGGTCTAGTGGTATGATTCTCGCTTCGGGTGCGAGAGGTCGCGAGTTCGATTCTCGCAACACCCCCAGTTTTTATACATATTATTTTTAAATCTGCTAAAGCCCAACTAGTTGCGGGAGTGGCCCAAGGCCCAAATGGAGCGGCAGGAACAAGAGCCATGATGAGCAGCCTTTTGCACATTTTACAGGTCATTTTTTACACCTTTACAGTTTACACCAAGGCTAATACCGATTTACTCCTAGATTACCTGCATCCAATTCGTTGAATTACCTCCAACTGCCCAGATGGGAACTTTCTTCTAGCGGCGTGCAAAACGGGACGCTTTGACCTACCCTTCGCATACTTTGCCCATTACTGCAGACAGATGGGCACCGGTGCACAGCCGCTACTGACCAGTGCAGCGGGCAACCAACTTTATGTTTATCGCTCCGGGGAAAGGGTACAAAAGCCGTTAGCTCACAATGTCTGAATCCAGTGGAATAGGGGGAACCCAAGGTTTGGCACCCAACAGAGCGGTTCGTTCTATCTAGGGCAACTTTGATTTCCCATGAACAAACCTTGATTTCCACGCAACGCTGTCCGGGCGGTTGGTTGATTCTTCCAGGTCTCACAATCAAATGGTACTCCTGCGGTAGTAGCTTACATTCCCATGCAACTTAACTGTTTTGCGTTTTACCTCGAGAGACTCGAGCAGCGAAATCATCAGTGGTTGTGCAAGTTGCTGTTACTTTCGACAAGAAACAAAAAAAGATGTTCATCTGCCACTGATAAACACAAAGTTATAAAATCATGTATCTATTTCACCATTTCAAACAACATCAAGACAACTAATGTCCGATCAGTCTCCCGAAATGTTTACATTCAGAATCTAGTCGAAACTAAAAAGGCTGAAATCAAAATTTTGGCCTATACACATGACACACGGTAAGTACATCGCAGAAACTAAGGCATATAAATAGAAGTCAGCTACTGTTCCAGCCTCCAACAATATAAAAATCAAAACCACGTAATTGACAGTTCAAGACTCCTAAAAGATATGTGGAACTTTGCTTGCTAAAACACGTTCTCGCCTTTCAATATAGGCATGAGGGAACCATCCAGCTTTGCCCTTGCACTCGCCTTCTGCCCACCCATTGCTTGAGATCTGTGTTTGCACAAACAGCATCAGACTACTGGCAGCCTGAATGATAATCTATGCATATCACAGCTGCTGGTGAAAACATAAGCATTTTACACAACCCACACTTCGAAGAAGCAAAAGAGGGAAAAAAAAGACCACTAGATCAGATGAAGTTAAAGACAGCTAAATGATGGTGTGTTTATCTGCTAAGACTGCATTTAAAAAAAAGCTAAAAACGGTATCAGCAACGTGGAGAAAAGAAATGATGATTGTGAAAACATATGATACCTTTCGGACAATTACAATGTCACCAGCTGACAACGTAAGCTCAAACTCGCTTTCTGCTTTGAAGGAATCAAGAGCCTGGAACACAGAGAACAATAGTCATATTCAAGAAGCAGCTGAGATAACAATAACAACTTGACATCTGGACAGCTGGTGAGACAATTCTTTATTGAAAGTATGTCGCACCTCTCCTAGGAAGAAATCGACAGATTGGATTGTCTCATTAACAGAAGTGGATGCAAACACTCCATTAACTTCATCATAagaaggtggtggtggtggcataTAATTTTCTGCCGCTGGGGTAGGAGGTGCTTCGATTTTTTGGCGCTCAGACACCATCTAACAATCAGAATATAATTGTCAAACGAACATATAAAAGATTCTGCATGCTTTAGAGTTCACAAGAACCGTTCCAACAGGGCAGACCAAGCTGTAAATCTGATCGAATGATAAAGCAGATAGCATATATACCTCTTCTTCCAACTGATCAAGTATCTCCAGAACTCTCTGATGGTAAGCTCTCTCAGCCTCAACCTTAAAAAGTAAAAACAAGAATGATTAGTAACCATGAAAGTACAGCAACCTGAAGGATAAGAAAATGTTGCACCAAGGCGCGCCTTTGATGATTACCAGTGCAATAAGGCGCTGTAAGGTCAACCGTTGCTGCTGAGCCTCAACAGCTGACATTGCTGCAATAGCTTCCTTCCCTAATCCCACCATGCTTGATTTCAGTTCTTCAAGCTTGTACTCAGCAGCTTCCAACTTTGATATCATATCACCATTCCCAGGTGATTCCCTCACTCTGTTCTGCCGTCTTGATACTTCAACAACCTAAAAAGAGACAAAAAAGGAGGGGGAGAATAAGAGAAATAGTACTGTTTTATGCTGTAGAGAAACAGAGACTTCGCACAAA
The sequence above is drawn from the Panicum hallii strain FIL2 chromosome 7, PHallii_v3.1, whole genome shotgun sequence genome and encodes:
- the LOC112901299 gene encoding SH3 domain-containing protein 2-like; protein product: MEALWKQASRLKEQVARQGVFKQFGYGNSDNSFADESEVKLHQRLEKLYLSTRAAKHFQRDIVRGVEGYIVTGSKQVEIGNKLSDDSQKYGVENTCTSGDTLSKAATYFGKARSLIEKERGSMLKAFGTQVAEPLRAMVMGAPLEDARHLAQRYDRMRQEAEAQVVEVSRRQNRVRESPGNGDMISKLEAAEYKLEELKSSMVGLGKEAIAAMSAVEAQQQRLTLQRLIALVEAERAYHQRVLEILDQLEEEMVSERQKIEAPPTPAAENYMPPPPPSYDEVNGVFASTSVNETIQSVDFFLGEALDSFKAESEFELTLSAGDIVIVRKISSNGWAEGECKGKAGWFPHAYIERRERVLASKVPHIF